A part of Brassica rapa cultivar Chiifu-401-42 chromosome A05, CAAS_Brap_v3.01, whole genome shotgun sequence genomic DNA contains:
- the LOC103868337 gene encoding uncharacterized protein LOC103868337 isoform X1 gives MSKELEKRLLEAGKALLLLPSSVDTLLHLLDKLFICLVEVEQSPPSSIQEALSPLKKALVDERLFKHWNVHVRVHVASCFIQVTRINAPTAPYVDEQMREVLKLIVSSFEHLDDKNSLSYTKSTSILNTVAKYDVSYLMLDPVYDALCIEMFQHFLKALRDDHPVEVFSDMENIMTHVLKESDDLPPKLLAPILHYVNETDEVPSISRRLAEKVLLNCSTKCQTYLAEAVKSSGVSLDKYSNVVAFICEGASSDIPKKKDDDEPQQLDSNAINSGLDEETGRAVNQKKKESSMEAKPSAATASASQEIGTAQAKLTKESGKKIASASNAKPTVPPTKRSTSEIKATKQSERPISLGDNKKTIVSSGKSVSKSKTEVMQQPSEKTLANTNAKRKHSLDTEKAFDDRKYDKTLVGSRIRVWWPLDKMYYRGEVTSYDPSRKRHMVVYEDGDQETLDLKNHNWYLVEASKSSKHKDKQKAAEVSNREQTGAPKRRPNLSLPHEEDPAEAETQARKRARVQSHSLHTSHGEMEKPTAEGEPFCHHRKPGSELGHSQTCSITHQLGKVKQSITDTITSVRKFGSEVETKEQTIVDMLTSVRQFCSQLETKEQSIVDMLTSVKQFRSELETKEQRIVDTLNSVQQFRSEIKKKEDNLVASLHEVDVLGEKISGINKILNS, from the exons ATGTCTAAAGAGCTCGAGAAGCGCCTTCTGGAAGCTGGCaaagctcttcttcttctaccgTCTTCTGTTGATACGCTTCTTCACCTTCTCGAC AAACTGTTCATCTGCTTGGTAGAGGTGGAACAGTCACCTCCTAGCTCGATTCAGGAAGCACTCTCTCCGTTGAAGAAAGCATTAGTCGATGAAAGACTCTTCAAGCATTGGAATGTCCATGTGAGAGTCCATGTCGCTTCCTGCTTCATCCAGGTTACGAGAATAAATGCTCCCACTGCTCCATATGTTGACGAACAGATGAGG GAAGTATTGAAGCTAATTGTATCATCATTTGAACATCTAGATGACAAAAATAGTCTCTCCTATACCAAAAGCACTTCCATCCTTAACACTGTGGCTAAGTACGATGTCTCTTATCTGATGTTGGATCCTGTGTATGATGCACTCTGTATTGAGATGTTCCAGCATTTTCTCAAGGCCTTAAG GGATGATCATCCAGTGGAAGTATTTTCGGATATGGAGAACATTATGACCCATGTTTTAAAAGAAAGCGATGATTTGCCTCCAAAGTTGCTTGCACCAATTCTGCATTATGTCAACGAGACTGATGAG GTTCCCTCAATATCACGGAGATTGGCAGAAAAAGTTCTGCTAAACTGTTCTACCAAGTGCCAAACATATCTTGCTGAAGCAGTGAAATCATCAGGCGTTTCTTTAGATAAGTATAGTAATGTGGTGGCTTTCATATGCGAAGGTGCATCCAGt GATATACCAAAGAAGAAAGATGATGATGAGCCTCAACAACTTGACAGCAATGCTATCAACAGTGGTCTGGATGAGGAAACTGGTCGTGCTGTGAAccagaagaaaaaggaaagcTCGATGGAGGCCAAACCATCTGCTGCTACTGCTAGTGCTTCTCAAGAAATAGGTACGGCCCAAGCTAAATTGACAAAGGAGTCTGGAAAGAAGATAGCTTCTGCTAGTAATGCCAAGCCTACTGTTCCTCCTACAAAGAGAAGCACCTCTGAGATAAAAGCAACGAAGCAGTCAGAGAGACCCATTTCTTTGGGTGATAACAAAAAG ACAATCGTTTCCTCTGGAAAGTCAGTCTCAAAGTCAAAGACAGAAGTGATGCAACAACCATCAGAGAAAACTCTTGCTAATACAAACGCAAAGAGAAAACACAGTCTAGACACAGAGAaa GCATTTGATGACCGAAAGTATGATAAAACTTTAGTTGGATCAAGAATCAGAGTCTGGTGGCCACTTGATAAGAT GTATTATAGAGGTGAAGTTACTTCATATGATCCTTCCAGAAAGAGACATATG GTTGTCTATGAGGATGGAGATCAAGAAACTTTAGACTTAAAAAATCATAACTGGTATCTTGTTGAGGCATCAAAATCGTCAAAG CACAAGGATAAACAGAAGGCCGCAGAAGTTTCCAACCGTGAGCAAACAGGTGCACCTAAGAGGAGGCCGAACCTCTCACTTCCTCATGAAGAGGATCCTGCAGAAGCTGAGACTCAGGCACGCAAGCGAGCTCGAGTCCAAAGCCACAGCCTCCATACATCTCATGGTGAGATGGAGAAGCCCACTGCAGAAGGAGAACCCTTTTGCCACCATCGCAAACCTGGTTCTGAGCTTGGACACTCTCAAACTTGCTCTATCACACATCAGTTGGGTAAGGTCAAACAGAGCATCACAGACACGATAACCAGTGTAAGAAAGTTTGGCTCTGAGGTCGAAACAAAGGAACAGACTATTGTTGACATGTTAACCAGTGTGAGACAGTTTTGCTCTCAGCTGGAAACAAAGGAACAGAGCATTGTTGACATGTTAACCAGTGTAAAACAGTTTCGCTCTGAGCTCGAGACAAAGGAACAGAGAATTGTAGACACTTTAAACAGTGTACAACAGTTCAGATCTGAGATCAAGAAAAAGGAAGATAACCTAGTAGCTTCGCTGCATGAAGTTGACGTGTTAG GGGAGAAGATATCTGGAATCAACAAAATCCTCAACTCATAA
- the LOC103868337 gene encoding uncharacterized protein LOC103868337 isoform X2 yields MSKELEKRLLEAGKALLLLPSSVDTLLHLLDKLFICLVEVEQSPPSSIQEALSPLKKALVDERLFKHWNVHVRVHVASCFIQVTRINAPTAPYVDEQMREVLKLIVSSFEHLDDKNSLSYTKSTSILNTVAKDDHPVEVFSDMENIMTHVLKESDDLPPKLLAPILHYVNETDEVPSISRRLAEKVLLNCSTKCQTYLAEAVKSSGVSLDKYSNVVAFICEGASSDIPKKKDDDEPQQLDSNAINSGLDEETGRAVNQKKKESSMEAKPSAATASASQEIGTAQAKLTKESGKKIASASNAKPTVPPTKRSTSEIKATKQSERPISLGDNKKTIVSSGKSVSKSKTEVMQQPSEKTLANTNAKRKHSLDTEKAFDDRKYDKTLVGSRIRVWWPLDKMYYRGEVTSYDPSRKRHMVVYEDGDQETLDLKNHNWYLVEASKSSKHKDKQKAAEVSNREQTGAPKRRPNLSLPHEEDPAEAETQARKRARVQSHSLHTSHGEMEKPTAEGEPFCHHRKPGSELGHSQTCSITHQLGKVKQSITDTITSVRKFGSEVETKEQTIVDMLTSVRQFCSQLETKEQSIVDMLTSVKQFRSELETKEQRIVDTLNSVQQFRSEIKKKEDNLVASLHEVDVLGEKISGINKILNS; encoded by the exons ATGTCTAAAGAGCTCGAGAAGCGCCTTCTGGAAGCTGGCaaagctcttcttcttctaccgTCTTCTGTTGATACGCTTCTTCACCTTCTCGAC AAACTGTTCATCTGCTTGGTAGAGGTGGAACAGTCACCTCCTAGCTCGATTCAGGAAGCACTCTCTCCGTTGAAGAAAGCATTAGTCGATGAAAGACTCTTCAAGCATTGGAATGTCCATGTGAGAGTCCATGTCGCTTCCTGCTTCATCCAGGTTACGAGAATAAATGCTCCCACTGCTCCATATGTTGACGAACAGATGAGG GAAGTATTGAAGCTAATTGTATCATCATTTGAACATCTAGATGACAAAAATAGTCTCTCCTATACCAAAAGCACTTCCATCCTTAACACTGTGGCTAA GGATGATCATCCAGTGGAAGTATTTTCGGATATGGAGAACATTATGACCCATGTTTTAAAAGAAAGCGATGATTTGCCTCCAAAGTTGCTTGCACCAATTCTGCATTATGTCAACGAGACTGATGAG GTTCCCTCAATATCACGGAGATTGGCAGAAAAAGTTCTGCTAAACTGTTCTACCAAGTGCCAAACATATCTTGCTGAAGCAGTGAAATCATCAGGCGTTTCTTTAGATAAGTATAGTAATGTGGTGGCTTTCATATGCGAAGGTGCATCCAGt GATATACCAAAGAAGAAAGATGATGATGAGCCTCAACAACTTGACAGCAATGCTATCAACAGTGGTCTGGATGAGGAAACTGGTCGTGCTGTGAAccagaagaaaaaggaaagcTCGATGGAGGCCAAACCATCTGCTGCTACTGCTAGTGCTTCTCAAGAAATAGGTACGGCCCAAGCTAAATTGACAAAGGAGTCTGGAAAGAAGATAGCTTCTGCTAGTAATGCCAAGCCTACTGTTCCTCCTACAAAGAGAAGCACCTCTGAGATAAAAGCAACGAAGCAGTCAGAGAGACCCATTTCTTTGGGTGATAACAAAAAG ACAATCGTTTCCTCTGGAAAGTCAGTCTCAAAGTCAAAGACAGAAGTGATGCAACAACCATCAGAGAAAACTCTTGCTAATACAAACGCAAAGAGAAAACACAGTCTAGACACAGAGAaa GCATTTGATGACCGAAAGTATGATAAAACTTTAGTTGGATCAAGAATCAGAGTCTGGTGGCCACTTGATAAGAT GTATTATAGAGGTGAAGTTACTTCATATGATCCTTCCAGAAAGAGACATATG GTTGTCTATGAGGATGGAGATCAAGAAACTTTAGACTTAAAAAATCATAACTGGTATCTTGTTGAGGCATCAAAATCGTCAAAG CACAAGGATAAACAGAAGGCCGCAGAAGTTTCCAACCGTGAGCAAACAGGTGCACCTAAGAGGAGGCCGAACCTCTCACTTCCTCATGAAGAGGATCCTGCAGAAGCTGAGACTCAGGCACGCAAGCGAGCTCGAGTCCAAAGCCACAGCCTCCATACATCTCATGGTGAGATGGAGAAGCCCACTGCAGAAGGAGAACCCTTTTGCCACCATCGCAAACCTGGTTCTGAGCTTGGACACTCTCAAACTTGCTCTATCACACATCAGTTGGGTAAGGTCAAACAGAGCATCACAGACACGATAACCAGTGTAAGAAAGTTTGGCTCTGAGGTCGAAACAAAGGAACAGACTATTGTTGACATGTTAACCAGTGTGAGACAGTTTTGCTCTCAGCTGGAAACAAAGGAACAGAGCATTGTTGACATGTTAACCAGTGTAAAACAGTTTCGCTCTGAGCTCGAGACAAAGGAACAGAGAATTGTAGACACTTTAAACAGTGTACAACAGTTCAGATCTGAGATCAAGAAAAAGGAAGATAACCTAGTAGCTTCGCTGCATGAAGTTGACGTGTTAG GGGAGAAGATATCTGGAATCAACAAAATCCTCAACTCATAA
- the LOC103868395 gene encoding paired amphipathic helix protein Sin3-like 6 isoform X3, with amino-acid sequence MIKLGFSTFNVLPKMRRDREDGYTSRGETNGQSPTIRDALHYVSAVRNTFHDDIGKYETFLEVMKDFRAQRDDHNGVIKRIKVLFNGHNDLILGFNTFLPKKYTITFPLEEEKPKTRVGFQDAFSFVTKIKARFSSDEHAYKRFLDIMEMYRKERKSIIDVYEEVYMLKRVKFMNFLPPILFVRALVVVHFSDYRLLCRLLFSSRVMMICSWSSLISYLIVLQFLTCFQGILIRSKTVMKSWLFSLVVILLEVDSLAKEGQGGYLNVAENGQIQEYQSGQDGGRDTDRDDKTASSVSQIIASFQRM; translated from the exons atgataaaattagggttttcaacCTTTAACGTTTTGCCAAAGATGAGGAGAGATAGAGAAGATGGTTACACTTCTCGAGGAGAAAC AAACGGGCAATCTCCAACCATACGTGATGCACTGCATTATGTCAGTGCTGTGAGGAACACATTTCATGACGACATAGGGAAATATGAGACATTCCTTGAGGTCATGAAGGACTTTAGAGCTCAGAG AGACGACCATAATGGTGTCATTAAAAGAATAAAAGTTTTGTTCAATGGTCACAACGACCTAATATTAGGTTTTAATACTTTCTTACCCAAAAAGTATACAATAACCTTTCCGTTGGAGGAAGAGAAACCGAAGACCAGGGTAGGTTTCCAAGATGCTTTCAGTTTCGTCACCAAGATTAAG GCAAGGTTCTCAAGTGATGAACATGCGTATAAAAGGTTTCTAGACATCATGGAGATGTATCGAAAGGAAAGAAAGTCCATCATTGATGTCTACGAAGAGGTATATATGTTAAAGAGGGTTAAATTTATGAACTTTCTGCCTCCTATCTTATTTGTTAGAGCGCTAGTTGTAGTGCACTTCTCTGATTATCGTCTGTTGTGTAGGTTACTATTCTCTTCAAGGGTCATGATGATCTGCTCGTGGAGTTCCTTAATTTCTTACCTAATTGTGCTGCAATTTCTGACATGCTTCCAAGGCATTCTGATAAG GTCGAAAACTGTGATGAAAAGCTGGTTGTTTTCTCTGGTGGTAATTCTACTGGAAGTAG ATTCCCTTGCTAAAGAAGGTCAGGGAGGCTATTTGAACGTGGCAGAAAATGGGCAAATTCAAGAATATCAAAGTGGTCAAGATGGTGGAAGAGATACAGATAGAGATGACAAAACAGCTAGCAGTGTAAGCCAAATTATTGCCTCCTTCCAAAGGATGTGA
- the LOC103868395 gene encoding paired amphipathic helix protein Sin3-like 6 isoform X2 yields MIKLGFSTFNVLPKMRRDREDGYTSRGETNGQSPTIRDALHYVSAVRNTFHDDIGKYETFLEVMKDFRAQRYITYRPLVSSHFVLSFSIQFNRRYSCIVDFTVFIHVGCRDDHNGVIKRIKVLFNGHNDLILGFNTFLPKKYTITFPLEEEKPKTRVGFQDAFSFVTKIKARFSSDEHAYKRFLDIMEMYRKERKSIIDVYEEVTILFKGHDDLLVEFLNFLPNCAAISDMLPRHSDKVENCDEKLVVFSGGNSTGNSLAKEGQGGYLNVAENGQIQEYQSGQDGGRDTDRDDKTASSVSQIIASFQRM; encoded by the exons atgataaaattagggttttcaacCTTTAACGTTTTGCCAAAGATGAGGAGAGATAGAGAAGATGGTTACACTTCTCGAGGAGAAAC AAACGGGCAATCTCCAACCATACGTGATGCACTGCATTATGTCAGTGCTGTGAGGAACACATTTCATGACGACATAGGGAAATATGAGACATTCCTTGAGGTCATGAAGGACTTTAGAGCTCAGAGGTATATTACCTACCGGCCTCTAGTCTCTTCCCATTTTGTTTTGTCCTTTTCAATACAGTTCAACAGAAGGTATTCGTGTATTGTTGATTTTACTGTGTTTATTCATGTTGGTTGCAGAGACGACCATAATGGTGTCATTAAAAGAATAAAAGTTTTGTTCAATGGTCACAACGACCTAATATTAGGTTTTAATACTTTCTTACCCAAAAAGTATACAATAACCTTTCCGTTGGAGGAAGAGAAACCGAAGACCAGGGTAGGTTTCCAAGATGCTTTCAGTTTCGTCACCAAGATTAAG GCAAGGTTCTCAAGTGATGAACATGCGTATAAAAGGTTTCTAGACATCATGGAGATGTATCGAAAGGAAAGAAAGTCCATCATTGATGTCTACGAAGAG GTTACTATTCTCTTCAAGGGTCATGATGATCTGCTCGTGGAGTTCCTTAATTTCTTACCTAATTGTGCTGCAATTTCTGACATGCTTCCAAGGCATTCTGATAAG GTCGAAAACTGTGATGAAAAGCTGGTTGTTTTCTCTGGTGGTAATTCTACTGGAA ATTCCCTTGCTAAAGAAGGTCAGGGAGGCTATTTGAACGTGGCAGAAAATGGGCAAATTCAAGAATATCAAAGTGGTCAAGATGGTGGAAGAGATACAGATAGAGATGACAAAACAGCTAGCAGTGTAAGCCAAATTATTGCCTCCTTCCAAAGGATGTGA
- the LOC103868395 gene encoding uncharacterized protein LOC103868395 isoform X1, protein MIKLGFSTFNVLPKMRRDREDGYTSRGETNGQSPTIRDALHYVSAVRNTFHDDIGKYETFLEVMKDFRAQRYITYRPLVSSHFVLSFSIQFNRRYSCIVDFTVFIHVGCRDDHNGVIKRIKVLFNGHNDLILGFNTFLPKKYTITFPLEEEKPKTRVGFQDAFSFVTKIKARFSSDEHAYKRFLDIMEMYRKERKSIIDVYEEVYMLKRVKFMNFLPPILFVRALVVVHFSDYRLLCRLLFSSRVMMICSWSSLISYLIVLQFLTCFQGILIRSKTVMKSWLFSLVVILLEVDSLAKEGQGGYLNVAENGQIQEYQSGQDGGRDTDRDDKTASSVSQIIASFQRM, encoded by the exons atgataaaattagggttttcaacCTTTAACGTTTTGCCAAAGATGAGGAGAGATAGAGAAGATGGTTACACTTCTCGAGGAGAAAC AAACGGGCAATCTCCAACCATACGTGATGCACTGCATTATGTCAGTGCTGTGAGGAACACATTTCATGACGACATAGGGAAATATGAGACATTCCTTGAGGTCATGAAGGACTTTAGAGCTCAGAGGTATATTACCTACCGGCCTCTAGTCTCTTCCCATTTTGTTTTGTCCTTTTCAATACAGTTCAACAGAAGGTATTCGTGTATTGTTGATTTTACTGTGTTTATTCATGTTGGTTGCAGAGACGACCATAATGGTGTCATTAAAAGAATAAAAGTTTTGTTCAATGGTCACAACGACCTAATATTAGGTTTTAATACTTTCTTACCCAAAAAGTATACAATAACCTTTCCGTTGGAGGAAGAGAAACCGAAGACCAGGGTAGGTTTCCAAGATGCTTTCAGTTTCGTCACCAAGATTAAG GCAAGGTTCTCAAGTGATGAACATGCGTATAAAAGGTTTCTAGACATCATGGAGATGTATCGAAAGGAAAGAAAGTCCATCATTGATGTCTACGAAGAGGTATATATGTTAAAGAGGGTTAAATTTATGAACTTTCTGCCTCCTATCTTATTTGTTAGAGCGCTAGTTGTAGTGCACTTCTCTGATTATCGTCTGTTGTGTAGGTTACTATTCTCTTCAAGGGTCATGATGATCTGCTCGTGGAGTTCCTTAATTTCTTACCTAATTGTGCTGCAATTTCTGACATGCTTCCAAGGCATTCTGATAAG GTCGAAAACTGTGATGAAAAGCTGGTTGTTTTCTCTGGTGGTAATTCTACTGGAAGTAG ATTCCCTTGCTAAAGAAGGTCAGGGAGGCTATTTGAACGTGGCAGAAAATGGGCAAATTCAAGAATATCAAAGTGGTCAAGATGGTGGAAGAGATACAGATAGAGATGACAAAACAGCTAGCAGTGTAAGCCAAATTATTGCCTCCTTCCAAAGGATGTGA
- the LOC103868395 gene encoding paired amphipathic helix protein Sin3-like 6 isoform X5 — protein sequence MIKLGFSTFNVLPKMRRDREDGYTSRGETNGQSPTIRDALHYVSAVRNTFHDDIGKYETFLEVMKDFRAQRYITYRPLVSSHFVLSFSIQFNRRYSCIVDFTVFIHVGCRDDHNGVIKRIKVLFNGHNDLILGFNTFLPKKYTITFPLEEEKPKTRVGFQDAFSFVTKIKARFSSDEHAYKRFLDIMEMYRKERKSIIDVYEEVTILFKGHDDLLVEFLNFLPNCAAISDMLPRHSDKVENCDEKLVVFSGGNSTGSRFPC from the exons atgataaaattagggttttcaacCTTTAACGTTTTGCCAAAGATGAGGAGAGATAGAGAAGATGGTTACACTTCTCGAGGAGAAAC AAACGGGCAATCTCCAACCATACGTGATGCACTGCATTATGTCAGTGCTGTGAGGAACACATTTCATGACGACATAGGGAAATATGAGACATTCCTTGAGGTCATGAAGGACTTTAGAGCTCAGAGGTATATTACCTACCGGCCTCTAGTCTCTTCCCATTTTGTTTTGTCCTTTTCAATACAGTTCAACAGAAGGTATTCGTGTATTGTTGATTTTACTGTGTTTATTCATGTTGGTTGCAGAGACGACCATAATGGTGTCATTAAAAGAATAAAAGTTTTGTTCAATGGTCACAACGACCTAATATTAGGTTTTAATACTTTCTTACCCAAAAAGTATACAATAACCTTTCCGTTGGAGGAAGAGAAACCGAAGACCAGGGTAGGTTTCCAAGATGCTTTCAGTTTCGTCACCAAGATTAAG GCAAGGTTCTCAAGTGATGAACATGCGTATAAAAGGTTTCTAGACATCATGGAGATGTATCGAAAGGAAAGAAAGTCCATCATTGATGTCTACGAAGAG GTTACTATTCTCTTCAAGGGTCATGATGATCTGCTCGTGGAGTTCCTTAATTTCTTACCTAATTGTGCTGCAATTTCTGACATGCTTCCAAGGCATTCTGATAAG GTCGAAAACTGTGATGAAAAGCTGGTTGTTTTCTCTGGTGGTAATTCTACTGGAAGTAG ATTCCCTTGCTAA
- the LOC103868395 gene encoding uncharacterized protein LOC103868395 isoform X4, translating into MKDFRAQRYITYRPLVSSHFVLSFSIQFNRRYSCIVDFTVFIHVGCRDDHNGVIKRIKVLFNGHNDLILGFNTFLPKKYTITFPLEEEKPKTRVGFQDAFSFVTKIKARFSSDEHAYKRFLDIMEMYRKERKSIIDVYEEVYMLKRVKFMNFLPPILFVRALVVVHFSDYRLLCRLLFSSRVMMICSWSSLISYLIVLQFLTCFQGILIRSKTVMKSWLFSLVVILLEVDSLAKEGQGGYLNVAENGQIQEYQSGQDGGRDTDRDDKTASSVSQIIASFQRM; encoded by the exons ATGAAGGACTTTAGAGCTCAGAGGTATATTACCTACCGGCCTCTAGTCTCTTCCCATTTTGTTTTGTCCTTTTCAATACAGTTCAACAGAAGGTATTCGTGTATTGTTGATTTTACTGTGTTTATTCATGTTGGTTGCAGAGACGACCATAATGGTGTCATTAAAAGAATAAAAGTTTTGTTCAATGGTCACAACGACCTAATATTAGGTTTTAATACTTTCTTACCCAAAAAGTATACAATAACCTTTCCGTTGGAGGAAGAGAAACCGAAGACCAGGGTAGGTTTCCAAGATGCTTTCAGTTTCGTCACCAAGATTAAG GCAAGGTTCTCAAGTGATGAACATGCGTATAAAAGGTTTCTAGACATCATGGAGATGTATCGAAAGGAAAGAAAGTCCATCATTGATGTCTACGAAGAGGTATATATGTTAAAGAGGGTTAAATTTATGAACTTTCTGCCTCCTATCTTATTTGTTAGAGCGCTAGTTGTAGTGCACTTCTCTGATTATCGTCTGTTGTGTAGGTTACTATTCTCTTCAAGGGTCATGATGATCTGCTCGTGGAGTTCCTTAATTTCTTACCTAATTGTGCTGCAATTTCTGACATGCTTCCAAGGCATTCTGATAAG GTCGAAAACTGTGATGAAAAGCTGGTTGTTTTCTCTGGTGGTAATTCTACTGGAAGTAG ATTCCCTTGCTAAAGAAGGTCAGGGAGGCTATTTGAACGTGGCAGAAAATGGGCAAATTCAAGAATATCAAAGTGGTCAAGATGGTGGAAGAGATACAGATAGAGATGACAAAACAGCTAGCAGTGTAAGCCAAATTATTGCCTCCTTCCAAAGGATGTGA